In bacterium, a single genomic region encodes these proteins:
- a CDS encoding DUF1801 domain-containing protein, whose translation MNKRHRTSTETDTADGKSASELISARIAELADWRGDVLRHVRELIKQADPEITEEWKWEVPVWSHNGIICTGESYKKAVKLTFPKGASLGDPAALFNASLEGNARRAIDIHEGEKMDESAFRNLIRAAVSLNMSGKKK comes from the coding sequence GTGAATAAGCGGCACCGTACAAGCACAGAAACTGACACCGCTGACGGAAAATCAGCCTCCGAGTTGATCAGCGCGAGAATCGCGGAACTGGCGGATTGGCGCGGGGACGTGCTTCGCCATGTCCGCGAACTCATCAAACAAGCCGATCCGGAAATCACCGAAGAATGGAAATGGGAAGTTCCGGTCTGGTCTCACAACGGGATCATCTGTACCGGTGAGTCGTACAAGAAAGCCGTGAAGCTCACTTTTCCCAAAGGTGCTTCGCTGGGTGATCCAGCGGCTCTTTTCAACGCGAGCCTCGAAGGCAACGCCCGCCGCGCAATAGATATCCATGAAGGAGAAAAGATGGATGAGTCTGCGTTCAGGAATCTCATCCGTGCCGCCGTCTCGCTGAACATGTCGGGGAAGAAGAAGTGA
- a CDS encoding DUF2087 domain-containing protein, whose product MLQQKLDAIPDAEKESILKAFFKGASDGPLNAYPSQDKKKLVVLAHLAGMFENNKTYSALEVNQKLKSRFEDVATLRRDLIEFGFFERTPDGKTYRRLV is encoded by the coding sequence GTGCTCCAGCAAAAACTTGATGCTATCCCCGACGCTGAGAAAGAAAGCATCCTGAAAGCGTTCTTCAAAGGAGCCTCCGACGGCCCGCTGAACGCCTACCCGTCACAAGACAAGAAGAAGCTCGTTGTCCTGGCGCACCTTGCGGGAATGTTCGAAAACAACAAGACCTATAGCGCACTTGAGGTAAATCAGAAACTGAAATCGCGGTTTGAAGACGTTGCCACGCTGCGCCGGGATCTGATTGAATTCGGGTTCTTCGAGCGAACTCCGGATGGCAAAACCTACCGCCGTCTTGTTTGA
- a CDS encoding helix-turn-helix domain-containing protein, which yields MIVKRHILFSDEPDKKPTKLVFEFDPPVEVEAPLVSRKAMYIDVPGFPMSADFRKVTVTPPINEKGKLYIQEVAKPGDLISLVLRPKYKLQNLVLDRVHQMTITAPNDCLVYWFMVGRDGVFVVSGDMVKDDGIQKKLHSNQDDIPLHAYMVQRALADTEVTMKSVETPPDLMNTEQAAKYLGMSKWTLYDKARLGDIPRTRNKKFRKVDLDAYLQSSEKKGRRGRRSL from the coding sequence ATGATCGTAAAGCGTCACATCCTCTTTTCTGACGAACCCGACAAAAAGCCTACCAAGCTCGTGTTCGAATTCGATCCGCCGGTCGAAGTCGAAGCTCCGCTTGTTAGCCGGAAAGCGATGTACATCGATGTTCCGGGTTTCCCCATGTCCGCCGATTTTCGGAAGGTCACAGTCACGCCTCCGATCAATGAGAAGGGCAAACTGTACATTCAGGAAGTCGCGAAGCCCGGTGATCTCATATCTCTTGTACTGCGGCCCAAGTACAAGCTGCAGAATTTGGTGCTTGACAGAGTCCATCAGATGACGATCACCGCTCCGAACGATTGCCTCGTTTACTGGTTCATGGTAGGACGGGACGGAGTATTCGTGGTCAGCGGCGATATGGTCAAGGACGATGGAATCCAGAAGAAGCTTCACAGCAACCAGGATGACATCCCGCTGCATGCGTATATGGTTCAGCGCGCCTTGGCCGACACTGAAGTGACGATGAAATCCGTCGAGACGCCACCTGACTTGATGAATACTGAACAGGCAGCCAAGTACTTGGGTATGTCGAAATGGACGCTTTACGATAAGGCTAGGTTAGGCGATATTCCGCGAACGCGGAATAAGAAGTTCCGTAAGGTTGATCTCGACGCCTACCTTCAGTCCAGCGAGAAGAAGGGAAGGCGCGGAAGGCGGAGTTTGTGA